The Desulfovermiculus halophilus DSM 18834 genome includes the window CAGCACACGCTCCCCGGGAATCCCGTGGCAGATGACCTCGTTCACCGAAATGCACACGCTTTTGGGAAACCCGTTGTAGTTCAGGGGTGCAGGGGTCGCCCCGTGTCTGAGGGTGTAGTCGTGGACCAGGGTATTGAGGAACTCGGTGGATATTCCGGGCTGGATATGCCTCTCCACCTGGTCCAGGGTGGCAACCACCAGGTCTCCGGCCCGTCGGATGCCCTCGATATCATCGGGCTCCTTGAGACGTATCTTGTACTTTTTGTAATAGGCGTCCTTGTCCATGCCGGGCTGGCTCCCCTCCTTGCCCAGACAGCACTTCTTGTACTTCAGTCCGCTGCCGCAGGGACAGGGGTCGTTGCGTCCAAATCTCATGGTCATGCTTCCTTCATCTCCCGTTCAGGACGGGCCCATCTCTGTTTGGGGTGCCGCCGCTCAGGCCCTGGACACGCTGGGAGCCGCCTGCAGGGCCAGGGCCTGATCCGGACTCAGCCGATCACCGAGTCGACCAGTTCCTGGGCCTCGCGGACGATGCGTTCCACATGCTCCCGGCCCACAAAGCTCTCAGCGTAAATCTTGTATATCTCTTCGGTTCCCGAAGGCCGGGCCGCGAACCACCCGTTCTGGGTCATCACCTTCAGCCCGCCGATGGGCTGCTCGTTACCGGGGGCTGCGGTCAAGGTAGCAAGAATCTCTTCCCCAGCCAAGGTCCGGGTCTGTACGTGCTCCGGGGAAAGCTTTTTCAGGCTCGCTTTCTGGGCCCCGGTGGCCGGGGCGTCAACTCGCACATAGACCGGCGATCCCAGCTCGGCTTCCAGGTCGGCGTACAGCTCGGCCGGGTCCTTCTCCCGGACCGCCGTCATCTCTGCCGCCAAGAGGTTCATGACCAGGCCGTCCTTGTCCGTGGTCCATACCGACCCGTCGAACTGCAGGAACGAGGCCCCGGCGCTCTCCTCGCAGCCCATGCCGATCTCTCCGGAGAGCAGCCCGGAGACAAACCACTTAAAGCCCACCGGTACCTCCACCAGCTCCCGGCCCAGCCTATCGGCCACCCTGTCCAGCATGGAGCTGGTCACCACGGTCTTGCCCAGGGCCACATGGGCTGGCCATCTGGTTCTGGTCTCAAACAGATATTGGGCGCAGACGGACAAAAAGTGGTTGGGGTTCATCAGTCCCTTTCCGGTCACTATCCCGTGGCGGTCGAAGTCGGGGTCATTGCCGAAGGCCAGGTCGAAACGGTCCTTCATGGTGATCAGCCCTGCCATTGCGGCCTGGGAGGAGCAGTCCATCCGGATGACCCCGTCCTTGTCCACAGGCATGAAGGCAAAGGTGGGATCAATCCGTCGATTGACCACCTCCAGGTTCAGCCCATACCTGGAGACTATACGGTCCCAGAACTCCAGGCCGGATCCGCCCAGAGGATCGGCTCCCAGGGCCAGCCCGGAGGAGGCGATGGCCTGCATGTCCACAATCCCGGCCAACCCCTGGACATAGGGGTCCACCATGTCCAGGTGGTGGGTCGTTTCGGCTTGCAAGGCCCGGTCCACAGGCATCCGCCGAACGTCGGCCAGCCCTTTGCCCAGTATGGCGTTGGCCCGATCCTGGATGGCGGCCGTGGCCTCGGTACCCGCCGGACCGCCGTGCGGGGGATTGTACTTTATTCCTCCGTCTTCAGGAGGGTTGTGGGAGGGGGTGATCACGATCCCGTCCGCCCGGGCCTTGTCCTGATCCCGGTTCCAGTCCAGGATCATCCGGGAGATGACCGGAGTAGGCGTATACCCCCTGTTTTGCTGCACAACGGTCTGGACCCCGTTGGCCGCCAACACCTCCAGGGCGGTTTCAAAGGCGGGCTCGGACAAGGCGTGGGTATCGAACCCGACGAACAGGGGGCCCAAGATCCCCTGGGCCTTGCGGTATTCGCATATGGCCTGGGTGATGGCCAGGATATGATGCTGATTGAAGCTCTTCCGCAGGGAGCTGCCCCGATGCCCGGAGGTGCCGAACGCCACCTGCTCTGCTTTGAGCTCCGCAGACGGGTGGCTGTGAAAATAGGACGTTATCAACCGGGGGACATTGATCAGCATGCTCTCCGGAGCCTGCTTCCCGGCCAGTGGATGCTCAGCCATACAATCCTCCTTGGCGCGCACGCCGTAGCTATCGAACCTTTCCCATGCATTTCAGACAGGCCCTCTATGCCCGCGCACCACCCGGCTGTACCCGGCCAAGCCTTTTTCAGGCCTGCTCACAGCCGCTGGATAAGGTACAGATACAAAGGGATCCTGCTCTGCCGCTTCAACCTCTGAAACATGCGTATCTGCTCCTTGGACCGCCGGCGGCTCAGGGGGGAGAGATAGACAGCCCCCTTGGACAGCGGCCGGGATGAGCAGTCCCGGGTCATCTGGCCCAGTGTCTGCCAATGCCCGGACGGCATATCCCAATCCATGAGCAGATTAGCCGTTATTTCAACATTTGGGACTGTGTGATTGATCTCCAGCATCCGTTTAAAGGCCGCAAGGACCTGATCGGACCGGATGGGCTTGCGGATACGGTCCAGGGTCTCTTGATCCCCGGACTCCAGACCGATATTTATATACACATAATAGGGCAGCTCCTGCAATCCGGCCCACAGTTCCGGACCGGCCCGGAGCAGGGAGTCCACGCTTCCGAACAGAAACAGGTACCGGTTG containing:
- the pgm gene encoding phosphoglucomutase (alpha-D-glucose-1,6-bisphosphate-dependent) encodes the protein MAEHPLAGKQAPESMLINVPRLITSYFHSHPSAELKAEQVAFGTSGHRGSSLRKSFNQHHILAITQAICEYRKAQGILGPLFVGFDTHALSEPAFETALEVLAANGVQTVVQQNRGYTPTPVISRMILDWNRDQDKARADGIVITPSHNPPEDGGIKYNPPHGGPAGTEATAAIQDRANAILGKGLADVRRMPVDRALQAETTHHLDMVDPYVQGLAGIVDMQAIASSGLALGADPLGGSGLEFWDRIVSRYGLNLEVVNRRIDPTFAFMPVDKDGVIRMDCSSQAAMAGLITMKDRFDLAFGNDPDFDRHGIVTGKGLMNPNHFLSVCAQYLFETRTRWPAHVALGKTVVTSSMLDRVADRLGRELVEVPVGFKWFVSGLLSGEIGMGCEESAGASFLQFDGSVWTTDKDGLVMNLLAAEMTAVREKDPAELYADLEAELGSPVYVRVDAPATGAQKASLKKLSPEHVQTRTLAGEEILATLTAAPGNEQPIGGLKVMTQNGWFAARPSGTEEIYKIYAESFVGREHVERIVREAQELVDSVIG